A segment of the Streptomyces pactum genome:
CGCCCCGTCGCGGGCATCGCGGAGCTCACCGCGGCGGTGCCGTGGAGCCCCGTACCACCAGGTTCACCGGGATGTCCCCTTCCTCGGGGGCCCGCCCCTCCAGCACCGCCAGCAGGGCCCGCATGCCCCGCTCGCCGAACAGCTCCGCGTCGAGCCGGACGGTCGTCAGCTCGGGGTCGATGGCCGTGGCCAGGCCCAGGTCGTCCAGGCCGGTGATCGAGAGATCGTCGGGGATGCGGAGCCCGGCCCGCCGGGCCGCCTTGTACGCGCCGGCCGCGAGTTTGTCGTCGTCACAGACCAGCGCCGTGGGCCGGGCCACCCCAAAAGCCGCGAGGGCGGCCTCCGCGGCGGTCTGGGCGCCCTCGATGGAGATGGGGGCGTGGGCAGTGCGCAGTTCGGTGCCGGGGGCGTCAGCCAGCCGTGTGGCCAGTTCCCGGGCGCGTACCTCGAAGGTCCAGGACGGGACGTCCGCCGCTAGGTGGAGGAAGCGGCGGTGGCCCAGGGACAGCAGGTGCTCCGCGACCTGACGGATGCCGTCGGCGATGTCCAGGTTGACCGTCGCGGCGCCCAGGCTGCCCTCGGGGTCGCTGTCCAGCATGACGAGGGGTAGCTGGTCGCCCCGGATCGCGGTGAGCGCGTCGGCCGCCATGGAGGACGCGATGACGCCGTCCAGGGCGGCCTGCGCCGAGGCGAAGGGGTCCCGGGCGGGGCCGATGCCCTCGGGGGAGGGGTAGAGGACCACGCCGAAGCCGTGCTCGGCGGCGACCCGCGCGGCGCCCGTGTACACCTCCGCGAAGAACTCCGTGGTCAGCGCGGGGACGACCAGCAGAACCGTGCGCGTGCGGCCCAGGCGCAGGTTACGGGCGGCCAGGTTCGGGCGGTAGCCCAGTTGGTGCGCGGCCTCCCGGACCCGCTGGGCCGTGGGCTCCGACACGCGGCCGCGCCACTTGTCCCCGAGGACCAGGGACACCGCGGCCTGGGAGACGCCGGCGGCCTGGGCGACGTCCCGGCTCGTGGGGCGGGTGTTGCCTCGTGCCACCGTTCGCCTGCGCTTTCGTCTGGACTCGTGAACAGCCGACATGGTACGTATGACGAAGGAAGTTATACGTAAAACCTCGTCGGTTGGTTCGGAGAAGGGGTGGGCCGTGGTCGCCGGGTACCTGGACATTCTTCGGGCGCGGCATGCCGTCCGGCTGCTCGTCGGCACGCTCGTGGGCCGGCTGCCCAACGCCACCGCGGCGATCGCGATCGTGCTGTTCGTGCGGGCCGAGGGCGGTTCGTACAGCCTCGCGGGAGCGCTGGCCGCCGTGTACGGGGTCGCCAACGCCGTGGGGCAGCCGGTGCTCGGGCGGCTGGTGGACCTGCACGGGCAGCCGCGCGTGCAGTTGCCGGCCGCCGTGGTGTCGGGGCTGGCCATGGGCGTGTTCGCCTTCGCCGGTACCGGGACGGTCGCGCTCGCGTACGCGGCCGTGGGGGCCGCGGGACTGTTCACGCCCCCGCTGGAGGGCGGGCTGCGGGCACTGTGGCCCAGCGTGCTGCGCAAGGAGGACCAGGTGCACACGGCGTACGCCATGGACGCCATCGCGCAGGAGGTCATGTTCACCGTCGGGCCGCTGCTCGTGACGGTGTGCGTGTCGCTGTGGTCGCCGCTGGTCGCCCTGCTCGTGCTGAACGCGGTGGGTGTGCTGGGTGCTCTGTCCGTGGTCGCGTCGCCCCCCTCGCGCGCTTGGCGGTCGGCGCCGCGCGAGGCGCACTGGCTCGGGGCGCTGCGTTCGTCCGGGCTGCTGGCGCTGCTGGGCGCCTTCCTGTTCGTCGGGATGGCGCTCGGGTCCATCACCGTCGCCGCCGTGCCCTACGCCGACGAGCACGGCGGCGACGCCGTCTACGGCTGGCTGATGGCCGCCCTGGGGCTCGGCGCGCTCGTCGGCGGGGCCGTCTACGGGGCCAGGCAGTGGAGCGGCGACCCGGCGCGGCGACTGCGGGTGCTGGTGGCCCTGCTGGCGGTGTGTTACCTGCCGCTGACGCTGATGCCGGGCGCGGTCGCCATGGTGCTGCTCACGGTGGTGGCCGGGGTCTTCCTGGCGCCGTGCATCGCCTGCGCGTTCGTCCTCGTCGACCTGCACGCGCCGCGCGGCACGGTGACGGAGGCGTTCTCGTGGCTGGTGACGACGTTCACCGTGGGTGCCTCGGTGGGCACGGGCCTCACGGGGCCCGTCGTGGAGCACGGCGGGGCGCTGTGGGGGTTCGCGGTGCCCGGGGCGGCCGGGGCCGTGTCCCTGCTCGTGCTGGCGTGCACGGGCCGGGTCCTCGCAGCTCCCGCCAGGGCGGCGGTGGTTGCGGCTTCATCGGAAAATGATCCAAACCGTGCCGTCGAACCCCGTTTCAGTTCGGGTCATCAGGCGTAATGTTCAGTCATGGACCGCCGCATTTTCGGGCTGGAGAACGAGTACGGCGTCACGTGCACGTTCAGGGGACAGCGCCGCCTGTCGCCTGACGAGGTGGCGCGGTACCTCTTCCGCCGTGTCGTGTCATGGGGCCGCAGCAGCAATGTCTTTCTGCGCAACGGGGCCCGCCTCTATCTCGATGTCGGATCACATCCGGAATACGCCACACCCGAATGTGACAACGTGATCGAACTCGTCACCCACGACAAGGCGGGCGAGCGCATTCTCGAAGGACTCCTGGTGGACGCCGAACGACGCCTGCACGAGGAGGGAATCGCGGGCGACGTCTACCTCTTCAAGAACAACACCGACTCCGCCGGCAACTCCTACGGCTGCCACGAGAATTACCTCGTGGCCCGGCACGGGGAGTTCTCGCGGCTCGCGGACATCCTCATCCCGTTCCTGGTGACCAGGCAGTTGCTCTGCGGCGCCGGCAAGGTGCTGCAGACACCGCGCGGCGCCGTGTACTGCGTCAGCCAGCGGGCCGAGCACATCTGGGAGGGCGTCTCCTCGGCGACCACCCGCTCCCGGCCCATCATCAACACCCGCGACGAGCCGCACGCCGACGCCGAGCGCTACCGGCGCCTGCACGTCATCGTGGGCGACTCGAACATGTCCGAGACGACCATGCTGCTCAAGGTCGGCGCCACCGACCTGGTGCTGCGCATGATCGAGGCGGGCACGGTGATGCGCGACCTCACCCTGGAGAACCCGATCCGGGCGATCCGCGAGGTGAGCCACGACATCACCGGTCGCCGGAAGGTGCGCCTGGCCAGCGGCCGGGAGGCGTCCGCGCTGGAGGTGCAGCGGGAGTACTACGAGAAGGCCGTGGACTTCTGCGAGCGCCGCGGCATCCGCACCGGCACCGTCGAGCGCGTGCTGGAGCTGTGGGGCCGCACCCTGGACGCCATCGAGGCCGAGGACCTCGACCGCATCGACACCGAGATCGACTGGGTCATGAAGTACAAGCTCCTGGAGCGGTACCGGGCCAAGCACAACATGACCATGTCGCACCCGCGGGTCGCGCAGATAGACCTCGCCTACCACGACATCCACCGCCGTCGTGGCCTGTACTACCTGCTCGAGAAGAAGGGCCAGGCGGCCCGGGTCGCGAACGACCTGAAGAT
Coding sequences within it:
- a CDS encoding LacI family DNA-binding transcriptional regulator — protein: MARGNTRPTSRDVAQAAGVSQAAVSLVLGDKWRGRVSEPTAQRVREAAHQLGYRPNLAARNLRLGRTRTVLLVVPALTTEFFAEVYTGAARVAAEHGFGVVLYPSPEGIGPARDPFASAQAALDGVIASSMAADALTAIRGDQLPLVMLDSDPEGSLGAATVNLDIADGIRQVAEHLLSLGHRRFLHLAADVPSWTFEVRARELATRLADAPGTELRTAHAPISIEGAQTAAEAALAAFGVARPTALVCDDDKLAAGAYKAARRAGLRIPDDLSITGLDDLGLATAIDPELTTVRLDAELFGERGMRALLAVLEGRAPEEGDIPVNLVVRGSTAPPR
- a CDS encoding MFS transporter, which translates into the protein MVAGYLDILRARHAVRLLVGTLVGRLPNATAAIAIVLFVRAEGGSYSLAGALAAVYGVANAVGQPVLGRLVDLHGQPRVQLPAAVVSGLAMGVFAFAGTGTVALAYAAVGAAGLFTPPLEGGLRALWPSVLRKEDQVHTAYAMDAIAQEVMFTVGPLLVTVCVSLWSPLVALLVLNAVGVLGALSVVASPPSRAWRSAPREAHWLGALRSSGLLALLGAFLFVGMALGSITVAAVPYADEHGGDAVYGWLMAALGLGALVGGAVYGARQWSGDPARRLRVLVALLAVCYLPLTLMPGAVAMVLLTVVAGVFLAPCIACAFVLVDLHAPRGTVTEAFSWLVTTFTVGASVGTGLTGPVVEHGGALWGFAVPGAAGAVSLLVLACTGRVLAAPARAAVVAASSENDPNRAVEPRFSSGHQA
- the pafA gene encoding Pup--protein ligase; translated protein: MDRRIFGLENEYGVTCTFRGQRRLSPDEVARYLFRRVVSWGRSSNVFLRNGARLYLDVGSHPEYATPECDNVIELVTHDKAGERILEGLLVDAERRLHEEGIAGDVYLFKNNTDSAGNSYGCHENYLVARHGEFSRLADILIPFLVTRQLLCGAGKVLQTPRGAVYCVSQRAEHIWEGVSSATTRSRPIINTRDEPHADAERYRRLHVIVGDSNMSETTMLLKVGATDLVLRMIEAGTVMRDLTLENPIRAIREVSHDITGRRKVRLASGREASALEVQREYYEKAVDFCERRGIRTGTVERVLELWGRTLDAIEAEDLDRIDTEIDWVMKYKLLERYRAKHNMTMSHPRVAQIDLAYHDIHRRRGLYYLLEKKGQAARVANDLKIFEGKSVPPQTTRARLRGDFIRRAQEQRRDFTVDWVHLKLNDQAQRTVLCKDPFRSVDDRVEKLIAGM